In the genome of Fusarium fujikuroi IMI 58289 draft genome, chromosome FFUJ_chr02, one region contains:
- a CDS encoding related to phospholipase C, protein MASELATRIGDLNPFSSKSRRINDEDFGEEIDNNTVAGGGHSARRMVTDLRVSSALREFLVKEKMLSKKEAKIDSQDSSRELLELVSKPHIRVPPELTDRSHPLPEYFISSSHNTYLMAHQLYGSSCATAYESAIRTGARCVEIDAWDNSDDRDEPKVTHGYTLVSNISFRLVCETIRNSADQEAVDAQKYGFRASPILLSLENHCDAYGQMRLVNIMRDVFGDRLLSQAVRHIGHEEQAGSGQHVKLEDLGAKIAVIVEYHFTDEPSSSDSSSDDSEDEEEEKAARKEYKDKRKKEEPSIIIPELAELGVYAQSVKPMDNSWFEEGSLTNGPHHHLINVSESGLASHLPEHASHIARHNAHHLMRVYPKGTRISSTNLKPVPYWGIGAQICALNLQNFGTSNQLNEALFSGTDGYVLKPAALRAGGNGRLSTGRSKRLRLHVAGATDIPLHGDSEADSIKPYLTCTLYHPDNIKGDPPKRKTEPYKQHKLEFLHRGPNPPPTEPLWDETLTWEYEDNELTFLRMLIKSDDSWTRNPMFAVAAVRLLYVEPGWRFIRMLDLKGHETQCSVLVNFEIIDA, encoded by the coding sequence ATGGCTTCAGAACTCGCAACCCGCATCGGCGACCTCAACCCCTTCTCCTCCAAAAGCCGCCGCATCAACGATGAAGATTTCGGCGAGGAGATCGACAACAACACCGTCGCGGGCGGCGGCCACAGCGCACGTCGCATGGTAACAGACCTCAGAGTCAGCAGCGCCCTACGAGAGTTCCTCGTCAAAGAGAAGATGCTCTCCAAAAAGGAAGCCAAGATTGATTCTCAGGACTCGTCGCGTGAGCTCTTAGAACTCGTCAGCAAACCGCATATTCGCGTACCGCCTGAACTCACGGACAGGTCACATCCGCTGCCCGAGTACTTTATCAGCTCGAGCCATAATACTTATCTTATGGCGCATCAGCTTTATGGGTCTTCGTGTGCGACTGCGTATGAGAGTGCGATTAGGACGGGGGCGAGATGCGTTGAGATTGATGCGTGGGATAACAGCGATGATAGAGATGAGCCCAAGGTCACTCATGGGTATACTCTAGTATCCAACATTTCGTTTCGTCTGGTGTGTGAGACGATTCGAAACTCGGCGGATCAAGAAGCAGTTGATGCGCAAAAGTATGGCTTCAGAGCCTCGCCTATTCTACTGTCGCTGGAGAACCACTGCGATGCTTACGGTCAGATGCGCCTTGTCAATATTATGCGGGATGTTTTTGGAGATCGACTTTTGAGCCAGGCTGTTAGACATATCGGACATGAAGAACAGGCTGGTTCTGGTCAACATGTGAAGCTGGAGGATCTTGGTGCGAAGATTGCTGTTATTGTTGAGTATCACTTTACGGATGAGCCTTCTAGCAGCGACAGCAGCTCGGATGACtcggaagacgaagaagaagaaaaggctgcGCGCAAGGAGTACAAGGataagaggaagaaagaggagccctccatcatcattccAGAGCTCGCTGAGCTGGGCGTCTATGCGCAGTCTGTCAAGCCAATGGATAACTCGTGGTTCGAAGAGGGATCTCTCACCAATGGCCCTCACCACCATCTTATCAACGTATCTGAATCAGGGCTAGCATCTCATCTTCCCGAGCACGCATCACATATCGCTCGACACAACGCCCACCATCTCATGCGCGTTTATCCCAAGGGCACGCGAATCTCATCCACTAATCTCAAGCCCGTTCCTTACTGGGGAATCGGAGCTCAGATCTGTGCGTTGAACTTGCAAAATTTTGGTACCAGCAACCAGCTCAACGAAGCCCTCTTCAGCGGCACAGACGGCTACGTTCTCAAGCCCGCTGCACTGCGCGCCGGTGGTAACGGAAGACTGAGCACAGGCCGCAGCAAGCGTCTCCGTCTTCACGTCGCAGGCGCAACAGATATCCCTCTGCACGGCGACTCAGAAGCAGACTCCATCAAGCCGTATCTCACATGCACGCTGTACCACCCTGATAACATCAAAGGTGATCCTCCCAAGCGTAAGACAGAGCCGTATAAGCAGCACAAGCTTGAATTTCTTCACAGAGGACCAAACCCACCTCCAACAGAGCCTCTTTGGGATGAGACGCTGACATGGGAGTATGAGGATAATGAGTTGACTTTCCTGCGTATGCTTATTAAGAGTGACGATAGTTGGACGCGGAACCCGATGTTTGCTGTGGCGGCGGTGAGATTGCTCTATGTTGAGCCGGGATGGAGGTTTATTCGCATGTTGGATCTCAAGGGACATGAGACGCAGTGTTCTGTTCTTGTGAACTTTGAGATCATTGATGCTTAG
- a CDS encoding related to O-methyltransferase: protein MAPSPTALQALEASPRVHDLLTRLHAESEAQEKTISQTWFYFKYLFGFYLTGKTWSTSADAHMSDKFVALEQDKCQFVYLLARSINAKNIVEAGTSFGVSTMYLALAVGQNVNAMRARGEKVTGKVVGTEWERSKADRARKHWSKAGEEVEPWIELREGDLRETLSEVGMPEEIDMLLLDTWIPMALPALEIIKPRLKRGAIILADNTKMAKALYKEFLDYIHDPKNGFKTTTMAYSGGLEMIVYLP, encoded by the exons atggcaccatcaccaacagcccTGCAAGCTCTAGAGGCAAGTCCCCGCGTGCACGACCTCCTCACCCGGCTTCACGCCGAatcagaagctcaagagaagaCCATCTCTCAAACCTGGTTCTACTTCAAATATCTCTTCGGCTTCTACCTCACCGGCAAAACATGGTCTACTTCCGCAGACGCCCACATGAGCGATAAATTCGTCGCTTTAGAGCAAGATAAATGCCAATTCGTGTATCTTCTCGCCCGCAGTATCAACGCGAAGAACATCGTTGAGGCGGGAACTAGTTTTGGTGTTTCGACGATGTATCTTGCTCTGGCGGTGGGACAGAATGTCAATGCTATGAGAGCGAGGGGTGAGAAAGTTACGGGGAAGGTTGTTGGTACGGAATGGGAGAGAAGTAAGGCTGATAGGGCGAGAAAACATTGGAGTAAAGCCGGTGAAGAAGTCGAGCCGTGGATTGAACTGAGGGAGGGAGATTTGAGAGAAACTCTTTCGGAGGTGGGTATGCCTGAGGAGATTGATATGCTGCTCCTCGACA CTTGGATACCAATGGCTCTTCCAGCTCTagagatcatcaagcctcGTCTGAAGCGAGGAGCTATCATTCTGGCTGATAACACAAAGATGGCTAAGGCGCTGTATAAGGAGTTTTTGGACTATATTCATGATCCGAAGAATGGGTTCAAGACTACTACCATGGCTTATAGTGGTGGACTTGAGATGATTGTGTATCTACCTTAA